In Mixophyes fleayi isolate aMixFle1 chromosome 11, aMixFle1.hap1, whole genome shotgun sequence, one DNA window encodes the following:
- the LOC142107278 gene encoding gastrula zinc finger protein XlCGF66.1-like isoform X1, which translates to MDKDRSERILNLTLEIIYLLTGEDYTVVIKRSGECVTPRSRPRVSGGLSRTQSPITVPEPHSLIREGNNEQKILDLTNKIIQLVTGEVPIKCEEEWENLEGPKGLYEDVRMENHRILTSLDGSSNRNTPERYLHPLYSHDCTQENPSIPQEHQDNVLTDIKVEITEGEEETYVRGDQQCKEEEIPTDINTADGCKHRNISDEKCILSTDFEIEDYNMTGDSPGRNPTTLNIHPIHRADKLSDTSNNEEYSPDNMDIIAHTDDKIFTCSECGKSFTHKSSLVRHQRTHTGEKQFTCSNCEKCFTRKSHLVQHQRTHTGEKPFMCSECGKCFTDKSHLVQHQKTHTGEKPFMCSECGKCFTDKSHLVQHQKTHTGEKPFACPECGKCFTQNSNLVVHQKTHTGEKLFPCSECEKCFTRKSHLVEHQRTHTGEKPFTCSECGKCFIHKSTLVEHQRTHTWCTAQSADIWPFATPCATSYTCALPCKLILI; encoded by the exons atggacaaggacaggagtgagaggatattaaatctcaccctggagatcatctacctgctgactggagag gattacacagtagtgataaagagatctggtgagtgtgtgacacccaggagccgcccccgtgtgtcaggaggattgagtaggacccagagccccattacggtgcctgaacctcactcactgatacgtgAGGGAAACAATGAACAGAAGATCCTGGAcctgaccaacaagatcattcagctggtgactggagag gttcctataaagtgTGAGGAGGAGTGGGAGAATTTAGAAGGGCCCAAGGGTCTGTACGAGGACGTGAGGATGGAGAATCACCGGAtactcacatcactgg atggatccagtaacagaaataccccagagaggtATCTCCATCCTCTTTATTCACATGATTGTACACAGGAAAATCCCAGTATCCCACAGGAGCATCAG GATAAtgtcctgactgatattaaagtagaaattacagagggagaggaagagacgtatgtgaggggtgatcagcagtgtaaggaggaggaaatccctacagatattaacacag cagatggatgcaaacacaggaatatctcagatgaaaaatgtattttgtctaCGGATTTTGAAATAGAAGATTATAACATGACAGGTGATTCTCCAGGAAGAAACCCCACTACTctaaatatacatccaatacACAGAGCAGATAAATTATCTGATACCTCTAATAATGAAGAATATTCTCCTGATAACATGGATATTATAGCTCATACAGATGATAAaatatttacatgttctgagtgtgggaagtcttttacacataaatcatctcttgttagacatcagagaactcacacaggtgagaaacagtTTACATGTTCTAactgtgagaaatgttttacacgtaaatcacatcttgttcaacatcagagaactcacacaggtgagaaaccgtttatgtgttctgagtgcgggaaatgttttacagataaatcacatcttgttcaacatcagaaaactcacacaggtgagaaaccgtttatgtgttctgagtgcgggaaatgttttacagataaatcacatcttgttcaacatcagaaaactcacacaggtgagaaaccgtttgcATGTCCTGAGTgcggaaaatgttttacacagaactcaaatcttgttgtacatcagaaaactcacacaggtgagaaactgtttccatgttctgagtgtgagaaatgttttacacgtaaatcacatcttgttgaacatcagagaactcacacaggtgagaaaccatttacctgttctgagtgcgggaaatgttttatacataaatcaactcttgttgaacatcagagaactcacacatgGTGCACTGCCCAGTCCGCTGACATCTGGCCTTTCGCTACTCcatgtgcaacctcctatacctgtgcgctaccgtgtaaACTCATACTaatctga
- the LOC142107278 gene encoding gastrula zinc finger protein XlCGF66.1-like isoform X2, producing MDKDRSERILNLTLEIIYLLTGEDYTVVIKRSGECVTPRSRPRVSGGLSRTQSPITVPEPHSLIREGNNEQKILDLTNKIIQLVTGECEEEWENLEGPKGLYEDVRMENHRILTSLDGSSNRNTPERYLHPLYSHDCTQENPSIPQEHQDNVLTDIKVEITEGEEETYVRGDQQCKEEEIPTDINTADGCKHRNISDEKCILSTDFEIEDYNMTGDSPGRNPTTLNIHPIHRADKLSDTSNNEEYSPDNMDIIAHTDDKIFTCSECGKSFTHKSSLVRHQRTHTGEKQFTCSNCEKCFTRKSHLVQHQRTHTGEKPFMCSECGKCFTDKSHLVQHQKTHTGEKPFMCSECGKCFTDKSHLVQHQKTHTGEKPFACPECGKCFTQNSNLVVHQKTHTGEKLFPCSECEKCFTRKSHLVEHQRTHTGEKPFTCSECGKCFIHKSTLVEHQRTHTWCTAQSADIWPFATPCATSYTCALPCKLILI from the exons atggacaaggacaggagtgagaggatattaaatctcaccctggagatcatctacctgctgactggagag gattacacagtagtgataaagagatctggtgagtgtgtgacacccaggagccgcccccgtgtgtcaggaggattgagtaggacccagagccccattacggtgcctgaacctcactcactgatacgtgAGGGAAACAATGAACAGAAGATCCTGGAcctgaccaacaagatcattcagctggtgactggagag tgTGAGGAGGAGTGGGAGAATTTAGAAGGGCCCAAGGGTCTGTACGAGGACGTGAGGATGGAGAATCACCGGAtactcacatcactgg atggatccagtaacagaaataccccagagaggtATCTCCATCCTCTTTATTCACATGATTGTACACAGGAAAATCCCAGTATCCCACAGGAGCATCAG GATAAtgtcctgactgatattaaagtagaaattacagagggagaggaagagacgtatgtgaggggtgatcagcagtgtaaggaggaggaaatccctacagatattaacacag cagatggatgcaaacacaggaatatctcagatgaaaaatgtattttgtctaCGGATTTTGAAATAGAAGATTATAACATGACAGGTGATTCTCCAGGAAGAAACCCCACTACTctaaatatacatccaatacACAGAGCAGATAAATTATCTGATACCTCTAATAATGAAGAATATTCTCCTGATAACATGGATATTATAGCTCATACAGATGATAAaatatttacatgttctgagtgtgggaagtcttttacacataaatcatctcttgttagacatcagagaactcacacaggtgagaaacagtTTACATGTTCTAactgtgagaaatgttttacacgtaaatcacatcttgttcaacatcagagaactcacacaggtgagaaaccgtttatgtgttctgagtgcgggaaatgttttacagataaatcacatcttgttcaacatcagaaaactcacacaggtgagaaaccgtttatgtgttctgagtgcgggaaatgttttacagataaatcacatcttgttcaacatcagaaaactcacacaggtgagaaaccgtttgcATGTCCTGAGTgcggaaaatgttttacacagaactcaaatcttgttgtacatcagaaaactcacacaggtgagaaactgtttccatgttctgagtgtgagaaatgttttacacgtaaatcacatcttgttgaacatcagagaactcacacaggtgagaaaccatttacctgttctgagtgcgggaaatgttttatacataaatcaactcttgttgaacatcagagaactcacacatgGTGCACTGCCCAGTCCGCTGACATCTGGCCTTTCGCTACTCcatgtgcaacctcctatacctgtgcgctaccgtgtaaACTCATACTaatctga